Genomic window (Blastocatellia bacterium):
GGGCGCATCGGTCGAATGCGCGGGCGCAAGCTCATGATCAAAGGCAACCACGATTACTGGTGGGATTCGCTCGCCAAGCTGCGCCGCGCCGTTGATCCGTCCATCGATTTTCTTCAAGCAAGCGCCATCATCGTCAACCGCGTCGCCATCGCCGGCACGCGCGGCTGGAATTGCCCCGGCGATTCTGTCTTGAGCGAGCAGGATCAAAAGCTGTATGAGCGAGAAGTCGGCCGCCTGCGCGCGGCGCTGCAAAGCTTGATCGGCAGGGCAAATGAGTATGACCGCTTGATCGTCGTCTTGCACTACCCACCAACCAACGACCGCCACGAGCCGAGCGGCTTCACCGAATTGATTGACGAATTCAATGCTGACGCCTGTGTCTACGGCCACCTGCACGGCGAGTTCATCAAAACCGGACTGATCGGCCTCAGGCAGCGAACCTTTTATTATCTGGTCAGCGCCGACGCGGTCTCTTTCACTCCGCTTGAGATTCCAGTGACTCGACAATCGCCGGCGTGATGTCGGTGAGCGATTGGACGCGCGCGGCGATGAATTCGCGCGCCGGGCCGAAGGCGAGCGTCGCCACGGGATTCAGGGTGTGAACCCGCGTCGAGTGGTCTTCGATATTGCCGTGGTCGCTGGTCAGCATCACGGTCTGCCGCGTTAGATCAGCGGTTTCGAGCACGGCGCGCACGAAGCGCGTCAGCCGCGGGATATGCTCGCGCACGAGACGGTAAGCCAGCTCGCGGTCGCGTTCATGGCCGATGCGGTCGGTGATGAAGTGCTCGTAGAGTGTGAAGTCATGCTCGGCGGCGACGCGGGCGAGATTGGCGCCTGCTTGCTCTGGCGTCAGCGGCTCGATTGCGAAGCCGCGCTCGATCAGGAAGTGATTGGTGAAGTCGTGGCTGACGGCGCGGCCCGCCTGCAAATCTTCGATCATTCTCAGTTGCACGCCCGCCGTCATTGCCGCAACCGTCGTCGCCGAAACGAAGCGCGGCAGGTTCTCGAAGTAGCTGCTCGTATAAGCGTTGGCGAAAGTGACCACGCGGCCTCGCGCCATCAGCTTGCGATAGATCGAATGCTCGGCGAGCGCCGCTTTCAGCCGCGGCGAAGGGTAGCCGTGCAGGTGCCGGCCAATCAATTGAGACGCATTCACCCC
Coding sequences:
- a CDS encoding metallophosphoesterase, which translates into the protein MRIFAIGDMHLAGGTDKTMDRFGEHWRDHDRKIFDAWERLAQDDDLLLIAGDTSWAMRLNEALPDLGRIGRMRGRKLMIKGNHDYWWDSLAKLRRAVDPSIDFLQASAIIVNRVAIAGTRGWNCPGDSVLSEQDQKLYEREVGRLRAALQSLIGRANEYDRLIVVLHYPPTNDRHEPSGFTELIDEFNADACVYGHLHGEFIKTGLIGLRQRTFYYLVSADAVSFTPLEIPVTRQSPA
- a CDS encoding peptidase yields the protein MPRLPYDGRMATTDTRLGVEGLPQSATGQTTILTGVNASQLIGRHLHGYPSPRLKAALAEHSIYRKLMARGRVVTFANAYTSSYFENLPRFVSATTVAAMTAGVQLRMIEDLQAGRAVSHDFTNHFLIERGFAIEPLTPEQAGANLARVAAEHDFTLYEHFITDRIGHERDRELAYRLVREHIPRLTRFVRAVLETADLTRQTVMLTSDHGNIEDHSTRVHTLNPVATLAFGPAREFIAARVQSLTDITPAIVESLESQAE